From a region of the Nitrospira sp. genome:
- a CDS encoding universal stress protein, whose product MKAIIGVDGSRYSEWLLGWLSKMPFRSSPRVTAVHAIDIDSARAPFVTHPSVSGHEPDEGEAIHLVETRAKQVEMETKQRMAELGLEGSVRVEKGQIAHALLRRAGRTALIAVGSRGLDAVDRFVLGSVSTAITVHARSPVLIVKEPPQTIRRILFATDGSPSSTKALQFLTKQFKVKSEAEPLHILLVHVMPFLRYTVVKEAGEKLLAQEAAKLEKAGYRVREFPRVGPAAEEIMKVVNREQPDLIVTGAKGRSAMARFLLGSVSTKLIHQSACSVLVVR is encoded by the coding sequence ATGAAAGCAATAATAGGGGTAGATGGTTCCCGGTACTCGGAGTGGCTCTTAGGATGGCTGAGTAAGATGCCGTTTCGTTCTTCGCCACGTGTCACGGCAGTTCATGCGATCGATATCGACTCGGCTCGTGCTCCATTCGTCACGCACCCGTCCGTCAGTGGGCACGAACCCGATGAAGGGGAGGCCATTCACCTCGTGGAGACTCGAGCCAAGCAGGTGGAAATGGAAACGAAGCAGCGTATGGCGGAGCTGGGGTTGGAAGGGTCGGTGCGCGTGGAGAAGGGACAAATTGCGCATGCCCTCCTCAGACGTGCGGGTCGTACCGCACTGATAGCGGTAGGGAGCCGGGGCCTGGACGCAGTCGACCGTTTCGTATTGGGGAGCGTGTCGACAGCGATTACGGTTCACGCGCGTTCTCCGGTTTTGATTGTGAAGGAGCCACCACAAACCATTCGGCGGATTCTATTCGCAACAGATGGCTCTCCCTCATCTACGAAGGCCCTTCAGTTCCTCACCAAGCAATTCAAGGTCAAGTCCGAAGCCGAACCACTTCATATTCTGCTGGTGCACGTCATGCCGTTTCTGCGCTACACAGTGGTGAAGGAAGCAGGGGAAAAATTGCTCGCCCAAGAGGCGGCCAAGCTTGAGAAGGCCGGGTATCGCGTCAGGGAATTCCCACGCGTGGGACCGGCCGCGGAAGAGATCATGAAAGTGGTGAATCGAGAACAACCGGACCTGATCGTCACTGGAGCGAAGGGGAGAAGCGCTATGGCGCGCTTTCTCTTAGGGAGCGTCTCGACAAAGCTGATACACCAGAGCGCATGCTCCGTACTCGTGGTCAGATAA